A region of Neovison vison isolate M4711 chromosome 7, ASM_NN_V1, whole genome shotgun sequence DNA encodes the following proteins:
- the LOC122914017 gene encoding putative olfactory receptor 10D3 gives MEKKNGSVVTEFILLGIPHTKGLETMLFVLFLPFYVCTLLGNMSILMAILSSTHLHTPMYFFLGNLSVFDMSFSSVTCPKMLLYLMGLSPLISYENCVSQLFFFHFLGSIECFLYTAMAYDRFTAICYPLRYTILMSPRICGALAVGTWLLGCIHSSILTSLTFTLPYCGPNEVNHFFCDIPALLPLACADTSLAQRVSFTNVGLVSLLCFLLILLSYTRITISILHIHSTEGRRRAFSTCSAHLIAILCAYGPIITVYLQPTPNPMLGTVVQILMNLVGPMLNPLIYTLRNKEVKTALKKILHRTNHVPES, from the coding sequence ATGGAGAAGAAGAACGGTTCGGTGGTGACTGAATTCATCCTGTTGGGGATTCCACACACAAAGGGGCTAGAGACTAtgctttttgtcttgttcttgccCTTCTATGTCTGCACCCTGCTGGGAAATATGTCCATCCTCATGGCTATTCTTTCTTCCACTCACCTTCACACACCCATGTATTTTTTCCTGGGGAACTTGTCTGTGTTCGACATGAGTTTCTCTTCTGTAACGTGTCCTAAAATGCTGCTGTACctcatgggactgagcccacTCATTTCCTATGAGAACTGTGTCTCCCAGCTcttcttcttccatttccttgGCAGCATTGAGTGTTTCTTGTATACGgcgatggcctatgaccgcttcACTGCCATCTGTTACCCTCTGCGCTACACAATTCTCATGAGCCCTAGAATCTGTGGGGCCTTGGCTGTGGGCACATGGCTGTTAGGTTGTATCCATTCTAGTATCTTGACTTCGCTCACCTTCACTTTGCCATACTGTGGTCCCAATGAAGTGAATCACTTCTTTTGTGATATTCCGGCACTTTTGCCATTGGCCTGTGCTGATACATCCTTAGCCCAGAGGGTGAGTTTCACAAACGTTGGCCTAGTATCTCTcctctgctttctcctaatcCTTTTATCCTACACTCGCATCACCATCTCCATCCTGCATATTCATTCAACCGAGGGCCGCCGCCGGGCCTTCTCCACTTGCAGTGCCCACCTCATTGCCATCCTTTGTGCCTATGGGCCCATCATCACTGTCTACCTGCAGCCCACGCCTAACCCCATGCTGGGAACTGTGGTTCAAATTCTGATGAATCTGGTAGGACCGATGCTGAACCCTTTAATCTATACCTTGAGGAATAAGGAAGTTAAAACAGCCCTGAAAAAAATTTTGCACAGGACAAACCATGTTCCTGAGAGTTAG